A region from the Aegilops tauschii subsp. strangulata cultivar AL8/78 chromosome 5, Aet v6.0, whole genome shotgun sequence genome encodes:
- the LOC109760902 gene encoding transcription initiation factor TFIID subunit 13 — protein MQNPGGNHPAPAAAAAGKFKSSAQGAVVASGHGHQPSPATPAAAKSRSSGHCHHSSPSMPVVGKSKPSAHAVAPGQASTSHQPHPVGVGDAAASSLKRKRSVFQKDLQHMMYGFGDDPNPLPETVALVEDIVVEYITDLVHKAENVASKRGKLLTEDFLYLIRKDMRKLHRSTELLSMNEELKQARKAFDVNEETLVVTNE, from the exons ATGCAGAACCCTGGCGGCAATCATCCTGCTCCAGCCGCAGCAGCGGCGGGCAAGTTCAAGTCCTCTGCGCAGGGTGCGGTAGTGGCCTCGGGCCATGGCCATCAGCCATCCCCAGCCACGCCTGCGGCTGCCAAGTCCAGGTCCTCCGGCCACTGTCATCACTCCTCCCCGTCCATGCCTGTGGTGGGCAAGTCCAAGCCCTCAGCGCATGCTGTGGCACCGGGCCAAGCGTCCACTTCTCACCAACCACACCCCGTCGGCGTTGGTGATGCAGCTGCATCGAGCCTTAAGCGCAAGCGTAGCGTCTTCCAGAAAGACC TGCAGCACATGATGTATGGGTTTGGGGACGATCCAAAT CCACTTCCTGAAACAGTTGCACTTGTGGAGGACATCGTTGTAGAATATATTACTGACCTC GTCCACAAGGCTGAGAATGTGGCTTCAAAGAGGGGAAAGCTCTTGACAGAGGATTTTCTTTACCTTATCAGAAAG GATATGCGGAAATTGCACCGCTCTACTGAGCtactctccatgaatgaagagctCAAGCAAGCAAGGAAAGCTTTTGATGTGAATGAAGAAACACTAGTAGTAACTAATGAGTGA